In Cervus elaphus chromosome 5, mCerEla1.1, whole genome shotgun sequence, the following proteins share a genomic window:
- the SUPT4H1 gene encoding transcription elongation factor SPT4 has product MALETVPKDLRHLRACLLCSLVKTIDQFEYDGCDNCDAYLQMKGNREMVYDCTSSSFDGIIAMMSPEDSWVSKWQRVSNFKPGVYAVSVTGRLPQGIVRELKSRGVAYKSRDTAIKT; this is encoded by the exons ATGGCTTTGGAGACGGTGCCGAAGGATCTGCGGCATCTGCGGGCGTGTCTGCTGTGTTCGCTGGTCAAG aCTATAGACCAGTTTGAATATGATGGCTGTGACAATTGTGATGCATACCTTCAGATGAAGGGTAACCGAGAGATGGTATATGACTGCACCAGCTCTTCTTTTGATGG aATCATCGCGATGATGAGTCCAGAGGACAGCTGGGTCTCCAAGTGGCAGCGAGTCA gtAACTTTAAGCCAGGCGTGTATGCAGTGTCCGTCACTGGTCGCCTGCCCCAAG GAATTGTACGGGAGCTGAAGAGTCGAGGCGTGGCCTACAAGTCCAGAGACACGGCCATAAAGACCTAG